A genomic region of uncultured Paludibaculum sp. contains the following coding sequences:
- a CDS encoding SGNH/GDSL hydrolase family protein, producing MNKTQPTRRRLILFWAIAMGLAFFLLFCGAEILLRIALQRRFTAETDAPLVRSSMPELGYQLAPNWKGSAETDPRGLRARPADAEEPRHRVLLIGDSVTFGSGVKYEQSYGPILEKLLSRGLGKPVAVWNGGVPGYNATQEAAALRRAGPLVKPDLVVAQICMNDYMEAPVLTAGGTLDATHTEGGGGFSLLQFLYRSRVFVLLKEKLKDRQKQYPERFPKWLHYIPHLRDKPGWIKVRQSLLQMRREAAELDTRLLVVVFPVEEQLRIPDHTVQDDLREFAKQNDIELLDLYDTFRAHWREDLYVDYWEQAHQIDKLHPNARGHELAAKTISSAILSRLPPYFTP from the coding sequence ATGAACAAAACACAACCAACTCGTCGCCGTCTCATACTCTTCTGGGCCATTGCGATGGGCCTTGCATTCTTCCTCTTGTTCTGCGGCGCGGAGATCCTGCTCAGGATCGCCCTGCAGCGGCGATTCACCGCCGAGACAGACGCGCCGCTGGTGCGCAGTTCGATGCCCGAACTGGGCTACCAACTGGCTCCGAACTGGAAGGGCTCGGCGGAGACCGATCCACGGGGTCTGCGTGCCCGGCCCGCGGATGCTGAAGAGCCGCGGCATCGCGTCCTCCTGATCGGAGACTCGGTCACGTTTGGAAGTGGGGTGAAGTACGAACAGTCATACGGCCCGATCCTGGAGAAACTGCTCAGCCGAGGGCTGGGTAAGCCGGTCGCCGTCTGGAATGGCGGCGTGCCGGGCTACAACGCAACACAGGAGGCCGCCGCGCTTCGGCGGGCAGGGCCACTGGTGAAGCCGGATCTCGTGGTCGCTCAGATCTGTATGAACGATTACATGGAGGCCCCGGTGCTCACCGCCGGCGGCACTCTCGACGCCACGCATACGGAAGGGGGTGGGGGTTTCTCACTGCTCCAGTTTCTCTATAGAAGCAGGGTGTTCGTGTTGCTGAAAGAGAAACTGAAGGACAGGCAGAAGCAGTATCCTGAGCGGTTTCCCAAATGGCTCCACTACATTCCGCATCTGCGGGACAAACCTGGCTGGATCAAAGTGAGACAATCGCTGCTCCAAATGAGACGTGAAGCAGCCGAACTCGACACCCGGCTCCTGGTGGTAGTGTTCCCGGTTGAGGAGCAACTCAGGATTCCCGACCACACTGTTCAGGACGATTTACGGGAGTTTGCCAAACAGAATGACATCGAGTTGCTCGACCTTTACGACACGTTTAGAGCCCATTGGCGAGAGGACCTTTATGTGGACTATTGGGAGCAGGCTCATCAGATAGACAAGCTTCACCCCAACGCAAGAGGCCATGAACTCGCGGCAAAAACGATATCCTCCGCCATCCTCTCTCGGCTGCCCCCGTACTTCACCCCATAG
- a CDS encoding radical SAM protein has translation MKPVVYLADLRYNYSGVVANDCMPLGVAYIKAVMDRDLPEVQSRLFAYPDKLWQTILDAPPDVLMVSNYLWNEELSFHFAKLVKRVRPDTLVVMGGPNIPIEHDRQIQYYSDHPEIDIFVTGEGDFLATEIMKAYLDSGQSISKMGEKHIPSSIYRRPDGEIVLTPMWDRHKEIDDIPSPWLTGIQDEFFDGKLAPMIETNRGCPFSCTFCVQGTSWYTKVNNFSLDRMKEEIEYIARRVKELSPTMGTLRIADSNYGMFERDVELSEKIGEMQKKYGYPTFIDATTGKNRPDRIIRSVEKVSGALVVYQAVQSLNDDVLRNIKRSNIKLQAYEEIMVHVRGRGLRSNSDLIVGLPGETLQSHITAIQKLIDAGTNQMHNLQLVLLKGSELERVETRKEFHFDTRFRVLPKNFGVYGDERVMDIEEIVVSTDTMTFDDYIQTRKCHLVSSIFWNDSWFEDAVTLAQKFGAKRSEWFMAMLPALEENTGDARALLDSFVRETKGELFPTREACAAFYDQEENFRRLLAGDIGDNLMYKYRARASFMIWPEIARVAVEATRRLIQAKSGDSGIPGNDEFWADFLAYETAKHASGTTVEEILHPTTVDMRYDIERWISDSMPLDVDPYKLDEPESFEFRLTENGAREMAAALKVWTCSLKGLTKMVTRIQMAWQVRQAIRSSVGEPTGQFMQAAAGVHSSLLPEQW, from the coding sequence ATGAAACCGGTCGTGTACCTGGCGGATCTCCGCTATAACTATTCCGGAGTGGTGGCGAATGACTGCATGCCACTGGGCGTGGCGTACATCAAGGCTGTGATGGACAGGGACCTGCCCGAAGTACAGTCGCGGCTCTTCGCTTACCCGGACAAACTGTGGCAGACAATTCTGGACGCTCCTCCGGATGTGCTGATGGTTAGCAACTACCTCTGGAACGAAGAGCTTAGTTTCCACTTCGCCAAACTGGTCAAGCGGGTCCGTCCGGACACCCTCGTCGTGATGGGTGGGCCGAACATTCCCATCGAGCACGACCGTCAAATCCAATACTATTCCGACCACCCGGAAATCGATATCTTTGTGACGGGCGAAGGCGATTTTCTGGCGACCGAGATTATGAAGGCCTATCTGGACTCTGGGCAGTCGATCAGCAAGATGGGCGAGAAGCATATCCCGTCGTCGATCTATCGCCGTCCCGATGGGGAAATCGTCCTCACGCCCATGTGGGACCGGCACAAGGAGATCGATGACATCCCCTCGCCATGGCTCACCGGCATCCAGGACGAGTTCTTCGATGGGAAGCTGGCGCCGATGATCGAGACCAACCGCGGCTGCCCCTTCAGCTGCACATTCTGCGTCCAGGGGACGAGCTGGTACACGAAGGTCAACAACTTCTCACTCGACCGGATGAAGGAAGAGATCGAGTACATCGCCCGCCGCGTCAAGGAGCTTTCGCCCACCATGGGCACGCTACGCATCGCGGACTCCAACTACGGCATGTTCGAGCGCGACGTCGAGCTGTCGGAGAAGATCGGCGAGATGCAGAAGAAGTACGGCTATCCGACCTTCATCGACGCCACTACCGGAAAGAACAGGCCGGACCGCATCATCCGCTCCGTCGAGAAGGTCAGCGGCGCGCTGGTTGTATACCAGGCCGTGCAGTCACTCAATGACGATGTGCTACGCAATATCAAGCGGTCGAACATCAAGCTTCAGGCCTATGAGGAGATCATGGTGCACGTTCGCGGCCGCGGACTGCGTTCCAATTCCGACCTCATCGTCGGCCTGCCCGGCGAGACGCTGCAGTCGCACATTACGGCGATCCAGAAGCTGATCGATGCCGGTACGAACCAGATGCACAATCTGCAGCTCGTGCTCTTGAAGGGTTCCGAGCTGGAGAGGGTGGAGACGCGCAAGGAGTTCCATTTTGATACGCGCTTCCGGGTGCTGCCGAAGAACTTCGGCGTCTATGGTGACGAGCGGGTGATGGACATCGAGGAGATTGTCGTGTCCACCGACACGATGACGTTCGACGACTACATCCAGACGCGCAAATGCCACCTCGTCAGCAGCATTTTCTGGAACGACTCGTGGTTTGAGGACGCCGTTACCCTTGCTCAGAAGTTCGGCGCCAAGCGCTCGGAATGGTTCATGGCCATGCTGCCCGCGCTGGAAGAGAACACCGGAGACGCTCGCGCACTGCTGGACAGCTTTGTCCGTGAAACCAAGGGCGAACTGTTCCCCACTCGCGAGGCCTGTGCTGCGTTCTATGACCAGGAGGAGAACTTCCGCCGTCTGCTGGCCGGCGACATCGGCGACAACCTGATGTATAAGTACCGCGCTCGCGCTTCCTTCATGATCTGGCCCGAAATCGCCAGGGTTGCCGTGGAAGCCACGCGGCGGCTGATTCAGGCCAAGAGTGGAGATTCCGGGATCCCGGGTAACGATGAGTTCTGGGCGGACTTCCTGGCCTACGAGACCGCCAAGCACGCCAGCGGAACCACGGTGGAAGAGATCCTTCACCCGACGACTGTCGACATGCGTTACGACATTGAACGGTGGATCTCGGACAGTATGCCCTTGGACGTCGATCCGTACAAGCTGGACGAACCGGAGAGCTTCGAGTTCCGACTCACCGAGAACGGCGCCCGCGAGATGGCCGCCGCTCTCAAAGTGTGGACCTGCTCACTGAAGGGGCTGACCAAGATGGTGACCCGCATTCAGATGGCCTGGCAGGTACGCCAAGCCATCCGATCGTCTGTCGGCGAACCGACGGGACAGTTCATGCAGGCGGCGGCGGGAGTTCATTCCTCCCTGCTGCCCGAACAATGGTAG
- a CDS encoding NAD-dependent epimerase/dehydratase family protein, with translation MNKSFWAGRPTLVTGATGLMGGWLTRRLVDAGAEVVALVRDSVPNSLAVQDGLLRRVTCVHGRLEDFDLLRRAFSEYSIDTVFHLAAQPLVGVAKVDPLGTLETNVRGSWNLLEAARLCGTRQVIVASSDKAYGDSETLPYLETHALQGRYPYDVSKSCTDLIARMYACTYQLPVVVARCANLFGGGDLNFSRVVPGAIRSTLHDQPFLIRSDGKFVRDFIYLEDATDAYVTLAEALGENRSLAGEAFNFGLGLQLTVLDVVHEILRVMDRPDLKPVIQNQASNEIRMQYLCSDKAREWLGWKPRYSMEEGLRETAAWYGAYFRRLADCEPAVEAAKS, from the coding sequence ATGAATAAGAGCTTTTGGGCCGGGCGCCCTACGCTGGTCACCGGGGCCACCGGTCTCATGGGCGGATGGCTGACGCGCCGCCTGGTCGACGCGGGCGCCGAGGTAGTCGCCCTGGTGCGCGACAGCGTTCCGAACAGTCTCGCGGTTCAGGATGGGCTCCTGCGGCGAGTCACCTGCGTACATGGCCGGCTGGAGGATTTTGACCTCCTCCGCCGGGCATTCTCCGAGTACTCCATCGACACGGTGTTTCACCTGGCGGCTCAACCTCTGGTCGGCGTGGCCAAGGTTGATCCACTCGGGACGCTGGAAACCAATGTCCGCGGGTCCTGGAATCTGCTGGAGGCCGCGCGCCTGTGCGGAACCCGGCAGGTGATTGTCGCCTCCTCCGACAAGGCGTACGGCGACTCAGAGACCCTGCCGTATCTGGAAACTCATGCATTGCAGGGGCGCTACCCCTACGATGTGTCGAAGAGTTGCACTGACCTGATCGCGCGCATGTACGCGTGCACTTACCAATTGCCGGTAGTCGTCGCCCGCTGTGCCAACCTGTTCGGCGGGGGCGACCTCAACTTCAGCCGCGTGGTGCCCGGGGCAATCCGATCCACGCTGCACGACCAGCCGTTCCTGATTCGCAGCGACGGCAAGTTCGTGCGGGACTTCATCTACCTGGAAGACGCCACGGACGCGTATGTGACCCTGGCCGAGGCGCTGGGCGAAAACCGTTCCCTGGCAGGCGAAGCATTCAATTTTGGACTTGGCCTGCAACTGACGGTGCTCGACGTGGTTCACGAAATTCTCCGCGTCATGGACCGTCCTGATCTGAAGCCTGTGATCCAGAACCAGGCGAGCAATGAGATCAGGATGCAGTATCTCTGTTCGGACAAGGCCAGGGAGTGGCTGGGTTGGAAGCCACGGTACTCCATGGAGGAGGGTCTGCGAGAAACCGCGGCCTGGTATGGGGCGTACTTCCGCCGGTTGGCGGATTGCGAACCCGCTGTGGAAGCGGCGAAATCGTAG
- a CDS encoding sugar phosphate nucleotidyltransferase, protein MQTVILCGGKGTRSYPFTEYFPKVMMPIGGTPVIVHLMKIYAAQGFRDFVLAAGHRQEILVDYFNGRFEDWSVRIVDTGENADTGERVARCRPYLSSRFFATYGDGLGDVDLHQLLDTHVRTGGLATVTTVPLRSQYGTVDFDGDGRVQRFREKPVIRDCWINAGFFVIENRAFDSWTGRNLETDVLPHFASTGDLFTHQHDGFWKSMDTSKDQMELEQVLSMGAPPWLPAPLLHNRTATA, encoded by the coding sequence ATGCAAACGGTGATTCTGTGTGGAGGAAAGGGAACCCGGTCATACCCGTTTACCGAGTATTTCCCAAAGGTGATGATGCCGATTGGCGGAACACCCGTGATCGTGCATCTGATGAAGATCTACGCAGCCCAGGGCTTCCGGGATTTCGTGCTGGCGGCCGGCCATCGACAGGAGATCCTGGTCGACTACTTCAATGGCCGGTTTGAAGACTGGAGCGTCCGTATCGTGGATACAGGTGAGAATGCCGACACCGGCGAGCGGGTGGCGCGCTGCCGCCCCTATCTCTCCAGCCGCTTCTTCGCCACTTACGGCGACGGACTGGGCGACGTTGATCTCCATCAGTTGCTGGACACCCACGTGCGCACCGGCGGTCTCGCCACGGTCACGACGGTACCCCTGCGTTCGCAGTATGGGACCGTCGACTTCGACGGAGACGGCCGCGTGCAGAGGTTCCGCGAGAAACCCGTGATCCGGGATTGCTGGATCAACGCCGGCTTCTTCGTCATCGAGAACCGGGCTTTCGATTCCTGGACGGGCCGGAACTTGGAAACCGATGTCCTGCCGCATTTCGCCTCAACTGGCGACCTGTTCACGCACCAGCACGATGGCTTCTGGAAGTCGATGGACACCAGCAAGGACCAGATGGAGTTGGAACAGGTGCTGTCCATGGGCGCGCCCCCGTGGTTGCCCGCGCCGCTACTTCACAACAGGACGGCGACTGCCTGA
- a CDS encoding radical SAM protein: protein MLTVYLADLRHNFGGVLSTDCMPLGIGYMGAVIARDFPRDEVKLELFASAPELVEAMDSCPPDVLMVSNYVWNERLSAFCLRRARRLNPNVLNVMGGPNIHVEPDRQLSYVENRPEIDVYVLGEGDFVARDILQAWIQSGRSIEAMGEMEIPSSIYRRGGQLIRTCQTRRAEANDLNNVPSPWLNGLMDKFFDGKLAPLLETNRGCPFSCSFCVQGTDYYTKVSHFTLDRMREEIDYIGRRIRSHSPSMGILRIADANYGMFPRDTEISAYIGQAQRDYGWPTFLDATTGKNRPENVIRSMEQVNGGIVIYQSVQSLEEEVLRRIRRSNIKLSAYAQIAVHVRGRGMRSSTDLILGLPGDSLQTHLSSLHKMIDLGTEQAHCFQLMMLKGSDLESLASRNECKFEVKYRLGPKNFGEYGGEKVFDIEEIVVANDELSFDDYLTCRKHHLTFSVFWNDSWFSDVVAVAGRCGVPASVWLSAMLSAMERDGGAVGEFLQKFVTETQGEIFDSIEECAQFYSEPAHFDQLCRGQIGDNLMYKYRALASFFVWEDICRLAMEATRSLLVENGTAAQFEEFDTLWTEFARYVELRHAASTEIAELKQPVEAGFLFDIPGWLAAGTPFETAPFRRAEARRCVFQLSDDGALELESALQVWTAKSIGLSKLITRIRYTAQVRDCLQFDRGEFEVSDELPQGIAVPARLAAPEVTSTQPAGALAASTVQ from the coding sequence ATGCTGACTGTCTACCTGGCAGATTTGCGGCACAACTTCGGCGGCGTATTGTCTACGGACTGCATGCCTCTGGGTATCGGATACATGGGTGCGGTCATCGCGCGAGATTTCCCTAGGGACGAAGTCAAACTTGAGTTGTTCGCCTCCGCTCCGGAACTGGTCGAGGCGATGGACTCCTGCCCCCCCGATGTGCTGATGGTCAGCAATTACGTCTGGAACGAACGACTGAGCGCGTTCTGCCTGCGACGCGCGCGGCGTCTGAATCCGAACGTACTCAATGTCATGGGGGGGCCGAACATTCATGTGGAGCCCGACAGGCAGTTGAGTTACGTGGAGAACCGTCCAGAGATCGACGTGTATGTTCTTGGTGAAGGCGACTTTGTGGCCCGGGACATTTTGCAGGCCTGGATTCAATCGGGCCGGTCGATCGAGGCCATGGGCGAGATGGAGATACCCTCATCCATCTACCGTCGCGGTGGTCAGTTGATCAGAACGTGCCAGACCCGGCGTGCCGAGGCGAATGACCTGAACAATGTTCCCTCGCCGTGGCTCAACGGTCTAATGGATAAGTTCTTTGACGGCAAATTGGCCCCTCTGCTGGAAACGAATCGAGGCTGTCCCTTTAGTTGCTCGTTCTGCGTGCAGGGCACGGACTACTACACGAAGGTGTCGCACTTTACGCTCGATCGGATGCGTGAGGAGATTGATTACATTGGCCGGCGAATCCGGTCACACTCTCCGAGCATGGGTATCCTCCGCATCGCCGATGCGAACTACGGGATGTTCCCGCGCGATACCGAGATCTCGGCGTACATCGGCCAGGCGCAGCGCGACTATGGCTGGCCCACATTCCTGGATGCGACTACGGGCAAGAACCGTCCGGAAAACGTGATCCGTTCGATGGAGCAGGTGAACGGCGGCATCGTGATTTATCAATCGGTGCAATCACTCGAAGAGGAAGTTCTGCGCCGCATTCGCAGGTCGAACATCAAGCTGTCGGCCTATGCGCAGATTGCCGTGCACGTGCGAGGGCGCGGGATGCGCTCGTCGACTGACCTGATTCTGGGCCTGCCGGGCGACAGCCTGCAGACGCATCTCAGCTCGCTGCACAAGATGATCGACCTGGGCACTGAGCAGGCGCACTGCTTCCAGCTCATGATGCTCAAAGGCTCCGACCTGGAATCGTTGGCCTCGCGCAATGAATGCAAGTTCGAAGTGAAGTACCGTCTGGGGCCGAAGAACTTCGGCGAGTACGGCGGCGAGAAGGTCTTCGACATCGAGGAGATTGTCGTCGCCAACGACGAGTTGTCCTTCGACGACTATCTCACGTGCCGCAAGCATCACCTCACCTTCAGTGTCTTCTGGAACGATTCCTGGTTTAGCGATGTGGTAGCCGTTGCCGGCCGCTGCGGTGTGCCGGCGTCGGTATGGTTGAGCGCCATGCTCAGTGCCATGGAACGCGACGGCGGTGCCGTGGGCGAGTTCCTTCAGAAGTTCGTCACCGAGACCCAGGGAGAGATCTTCGACAGCATTGAGGAGTGCGCGCAGTTTTACTCCGAGCCCGCTCATTTCGACCAGCTCTGCCGCGGCCAGATCGGCGACAACCTGATGTACAAATACCGGGCGCTGGCGTCGTTCTTCGTGTGGGAGGATATCTGCCGCCTGGCGATGGAAGCAACCAGGTCGCTGCTGGTTGAGAACGGAACGGCTGCTCAGTTTGAAGAGTTCGATACGCTTTGGACCGAGTTCGCGCGCTATGTCGAACTCAGACACGCCGCCAGCACGGAGATCGCCGAGTTGAAGCAGCCCGTCGAGGCTGGGTTCCTGTTCGATATCCCGGGCTGGTTGGCGGCGGGCACGCCGTTTGAGACCGCTCCATTCCGCCGGGCGGAAGCGCGCCGATGCGTCTTTCAACTGAGCGACGACGGGGCCCTGGAACTGGAGAGCGCTTTGCAGGTTTGGACCGCCAAGTCGATAGGGCTCAGCAAGCTTATCACGCGAATCCGGTACACGGCCCAGGTTCGTGACTGCCTCCAGTTTGACCGTGGCGAATTCGAAGTGTCCGACGAATTGCCTCAAGGAATTGCCGTCCCCGCAAGGTTAGCGGCTCCTGAGGTCACATCCACCCAACCCGCTGGCGCACTGGCTGCCAGCACTGTTCAATAA
- a CDS encoding methyltransferase domain-containing protein: MKPVRERVTLGELNDHVEREHEARYHFAKQYCVNKSVADIACGTGYGSRILAEVATSVEGYDREALCGNRVLDLEKQSWEKPYDVIVSFETIEHLENPEFFLENAFRTARTLIVSTPIGESRGYNPHHKQVWTLPEFLGILDRWFSYEVFHQHADRVLPKPEGKTRFVIAVCTPK; this comes from the coding sequence GTGAAACCCGTTCGGGAACGGGTGACCCTTGGCGAGCTCAACGACCATGTAGAGCGGGAGCACGAGGCCCGCTATCACTTCGCCAAACAGTACTGCGTCAACAAATCCGTCGCTGACATCGCCTGCGGGACCGGCTACGGAAGCCGGATCCTGGCGGAGGTTGCTACATCGGTCGAAGGGTATGATCGCGAGGCACTTTGTGGGAACCGGGTGCTCGATCTCGAGAAACAAAGCTGGGAGAAGCCGTACGACGTCATCGTCAGTTTTGAAACAATAGAGCATCTGGAGAACCCTGAGTTCTTTCTGGAGAATGCGTTTCGAACGGCGCGCACGTTGATTGTGTCCACTCCTATTGGGGAGTCCAGGGGCTATAACCCGCATCACAAGCAGGTTTGGACTCTGCCCGAGTTTCTGGGGATCCTGGATCGCTGGTTTAGTTACGAAGTGTTCCATCAACACGCCGATCGCGTACTTCCCAAGCCGGAAGGCAAGACCAGGTTCGTGATTGCCGTCTGCACTCCGAAATAG
- a CDS encoding PEP-CTERM sorting domain-containing protein (PEP-CTERM proteins occur, often in large numbers, in the proteomes of bacteria that also encode an exosortase, a predicted intramembrane cysteine proteinase. The presence of a PEP-CTERM domain at a protein's C-terminus predicts cleavage within the sorting domain, followed by covalent anchoring to some some component of the (usually Gram-negative) cell surface. Many PEP-CTERM proteins exhibit an unusual sequence composition that includes large numbers of potential glycosylation sites. Expression of one such protein has been shown restore the ability of a bacterium to form floc, a type of biofilm.): protein MTTGIRKFLELAVLSALTVGAASAAPILTLDSGTLTVSRLFSSATFTEFPVRDIRGLATLNVLDPILLGTVTVADNTGGTDPNFGTLSFGVSALNGADATLTQLIVLSFDLANAVVTPNSITAQALGTPNGTVTDAALLRLIGSSTWTFGLSALTPIDAETILVQYSLSDVTVDAAAVPEPATTGLILIGGSMVIALRRLRKS, encoded by the coding sequence GTGACAACTGGGATTAGAAAATTTCTGGAGCTGGCTGTGTTGTCGGCGCTCACCGTAGGCGCCGCATCAGCCGCCCCTATTCTTACGCTGGACTCGGGGACCCTTACGGTATCGCGGCTGTTCTCATCGGCCACTTTCACGGAGTTTCCCGTCCGCGACATCAGAGGCCTCGCGACCCTCAACGTGCTCGATCCGATCCTGCTCGGTACTGTTACAGTGGCCGACAACACCGGCGGCACCGATCCGAACTTCGGTACACTATCGTTCGGCGTATCTGCCCTCAACGGCGCTGATGCCACCCTCACGCAGCTGATCGTGTTGAGCTTCGACCTCGCCAACGCCGTGGTCACCCCAAACTCGATAACAGCCCAAGCCCTTGGGACGCCAAATGGAACCGTCACGGATGCGGCGCTGCTGCGTCTGATTGGTTCCTCCACCTGGACATTTGGCCTTAGCGCCCTGACCCCGATCGATGCCGAAACCATCCTGGTTCAGTACTCGCTTTCCGATGTCACAGTCGATGCCGCGGCGGTTCCCGAACCCGCAACAACCGGCCTCATTCTGATTGGCGGCTCGATGGTTATCGCTCTTCGCAGGCTGCGAAAGAGCTAA
- a CDS encoding oligosaccharide flippase family protein codes for MLSGVLQLIINVALLRQLGPAQSGIVFVFLNIIALCDGILGAALDVAVVKLATLPDQGHGALHSLQVQKTAMSLKWLACAGLAAPSILLAQVISSTLFATPRHSPLISVVVLGVAGLLTLRSVQTHFQIGRRFVVYGAADMLHSTLKFGSIAALIWMGTATPARVLWCVAAAPALVTVCYLAGPARSLAVARFTRPAARELLEISKWYVGGAATGTMTSKMDILLVSSLAGSAQAGIYSAAQNLTIPFQLLGQYLSVVFTPRIMPLWKTGRLSKVYWLFQCGALLFCLAGFAAFFAGIGLLIPGVLPATYLPGVAAAKWLLPAALASILNFPWTVPFLMFTHPRFLFVMDAVALVALSAIYYFAIGDFGAVGAAAVTTGYALLKTGIFQSLAFRTMQGPCRP; via the coding sequence GTGCTGTCAGGCGTGTTGCAGCTGATCATCAATGTGGCGTTGCTTCGCCAGCTGGGGCCGGCACAGTCGGGGATCGTCTTCGTCTTCCTGAACATCATTGCCCTGTGCGACGGCATCCTCGGCGCGGCTCTGGATGTGGCCGTAGTGAAACTGGCAACCCTGCCGGATCAAGGTCACGGGGCACTGCACTCGCTGCAAGTCCAAAAGACGGCGATGTCGCTGAAGTGGCTGGCCTGCGCGGGATTGGCGGCTCCGAGCATATTGCTGGCTCAGGTCATCAGCTCCACACTTTTCGCAACACCGCGGCACTCGCCACTGATCTCCGTGGTCGTCTTGGGGGTAGCCGGGTTACTGACTCTGCGATCGGTCCAGACTCACTTTCAGATTGGGCGGAGGTTCGTGGTGTACGGCGCGGCCGACATGCTGCACAGCACGCTGAAGTTCGGAAGCATTGCCGCGCTCATCTGGATGGGAACGGCAACACCGGCGCGCGTCCTATGGTGCGTGGCGGCCGCACCAGCATTGGTGACGGTCTGCTACCTGGCGGGGCCGGCGCGTTCGTTGGCGGTCGCGCGGTTTACACGCCCCGCCGCCCGCGAGCTTCTGGAGATCTCGAAGTGGTATGTCGGCGGAGCAGCCACTGGAACGATGACGAGCAAGATGGACATCCTGCTCGTTTCCTCGCTGGCGGGCAGCGCGCAGGCCGGCATCTACTCGGCCGCCCAGAATCTCACAATCCCCTTTCAACTGTTAGGGCAATATCTCAGCGTCGTCTTCACTCCGCGCATCATGCCGCTGTGGAAGACCGGACGTCTATCGAAAGTCTATTGGTTGTTCCAGTGCGGTGCCCTGCTCTTCTGCCTGGCTGGCTTTGCGGCATTCTTCGCGGGCATCGGGCTTCTTATTCCCGGCGTACTCCCGGCGACCTATCTTCCGGGCGTGGCCGCCGCCAAGTGGCTGCTGCCCGCGGCGCTCGCGTCCATTCTGAACTTCCCGTGGACCGTGCCGTTTCTCATGTTCACCCATCCACGGTTTCTGTTCGTGATGGATGCCGTGGCGCTGGTCGCACTTTCGGCCATCTACTACTTCGCCATCGGCGATTTTGGAGCCGTGGGTGCTGCCGCGGTGACCACGGGCTATGCCCTTCTGAAAACCGGCATCTTTCAATCGTTGGCCTTCCGAACGATGCAGGGCCCGTGCCGTCCTTAG
- a CDS encoding polysaccharide biosynthesis/export family protein: protein MRTTRYLQLAAVRFAAAIVVCAGLHAQTPAAPTNAEPPFRLSPGDTIDVRLFFNPELNESAQIRPDGYLSLHVAGEVLLAGKTVAEASTMLEDLYKKEIRTPRVLIQVRSYAARKIYITGEVLKPGLVNIAGPMTVLDAIGEAGGVKNTGDRKLAVLIRKGADGKPEGRKVALFIHGTMSPEASTQLRPFDVVMIPESRIARIDRWVDQHIRQLIPINASAGFTYLTQGSNAATIPIF, encoded by the coding sequence ATGAGAACCACCAGATATTTACAACTCGCGGCCGTCCGCTTTGCGGCAGCCATTGTAGTGTGCGCGGGCCTGCACGCTCAGACGCCGGCCGCGCCCACGAACGCCGAGCCGCCGTTTCGCCTCTCGCCCGGAGACACAATTGACGTTCGTCTCTTTTTCAATCCTGAGCTGAACGAGAGCGCACAGATCCGGCCCGACGGATACCTCTCGCTGCACGTCGCTGGAGAGGTTCTGCTGGCGGGCAAGACCGTCGCTGAAGCCAGCACGATGCTCGAGGACCTCTACAAGAAGGAGATCCGCACACCGCGAGTGCTCATTCAAGTCCGTTCCTACGCGGCGCGGAAGATTTACATAACGGGTGAGGTATTGAAGCCCGGGCTTGTCAACATCGCGGGGCCGATGACGGTGCTCGATGCGATAGGGGAGGCGGGCGGCGTCAAGAATACCGGCGATCGCAAGCTGGCCGTCCTGATTCGTAAAGGCGCGGATGGCAAACCGGAAGGACGCAAAGTCGCTCTGTTTATCCATGGAACCATGTCACCCGAGGCCTCGACCCAGTTGCGGCCATTCGATGTCGTAATGATCCCGGAATCCCGTATCGCCCGCATTGATCGCTGGGTCGATCAGCACATCCGGCAACTCATCCCCATCAACGCCTCCGCGGGCTTCACTTACCTGACCCAAGGATCCAACGCCGCAACAATCCCGATATTCTAA